In Triticum urartu cultivar G1812 chromosome 6, Tu2.1, whole genome shotgun sequence, the following proteins share a genomic window:
- the LOC125515746 gene encoding thiosulfate sulfurtransferase 16, chloroplastic-like gives MASAGKEEQVSATPTVDAGQARALLSSGGGGHAYLDVRLPVDFDRDHAAGAVNVPYYLAVTPQGKEKNPKFVEEVAALYGKEHHLVVACRTGVRSKLATADLVNAGYENARSLQGGYVAFLQSAAADQQPASQQL, from the exons ATGGCGTCTGCCGGAAAGGAGGAGCAGGTCAGTGCTACCCCAACCGTGGACGCTGGCCAAGCGCGAGCGCTCCTGAGCTCCGGCGGCGGAGGTCACGCGTATCTGGACGTCAGGCTGCCGGTGGACTTCGACAGGGACCATGCCGCCGGCGCCGTCAACGTACCCTACTACCTCGCCGTTACTCCCCAGG GGAAGGAGAAGAACCCAAAATTCGTGGAGGAAGTAGCTGCGCTCTATGGGAAGGAACATCACTTGGTCGTG GCTTGCCGCACCGGCGTGCGATCCAAGCTTGCGACTGCGGACCTCGTAAACGCG GGGTATGAGAACGCGAGAAGCCTGCAAGGTGGCTACGTTGCCTTCCTCCAGAGCGCAGCCGCGGATCAGCAGCCAGCATCTCAGCAGTTGTGA
- the LOC125515781 gene encoding receptor-like protein 2, whose translation MPSFTVPPVVLFVVLHILASPATACTEQEKHNLLRFLAGLSRDGGLATSWRDNSTNCCKWEGVVCNEDEAVTEVSLGSKGLEGCISPSLADLTSLLHVNLSYNSFSGGLLPELMSSGSIIILDVSFNQLNGPLPDLPYLVTTNRPLQVLNISSNQFSSKFPSATWKVMKNLIALNASNNSFTGNIPSSLCLGSPYFVLLDLCYNQLSGNIPTALGDCSKLKVLKVGHNNLSGTLPVEIFHAASLEYLSFPNNGLQGELDGAHIVKLSNIRTLDLGGNHISGKIPESIGQLTRLEELHLGNNNMSGELPSTLSNCKNLKTIDLKFNDFSGDLGKVNFATLQNLKSLDLIKNNLSGIVPESIYSCNNLTALRLLGNHFHGEISLRIGNLKHLSFLSLVRNSFTNITKTLHALESCRNISILLIGRNFMNEAMPQDEIIDGFQNLQFLSMCQCSLTGRIPTWLSKLTSLKIACTEQEKRNLLQFLAGLSRDGGIATSWHNSGTDCCEWEGISCNGDGAVTGVSLESKGLEGPISPFLANLTSLLRVNLSHNSFSGGLPAELVFSGSIIVLDVSFSRLNGPLPEFPSLVTTDRPLQVLNISSNQFSSQFPSATWKVMNCLIALNASNNSFTGNIPPSLCLGSPYLALLDLCYNQLSGDIPNTLGNCSKLKVLKAGNNNLSGILPVDTFRATSLEYLSFPNNGLQGELDGAHIVKLSNLASLDLGGNHFSGKIPQSIGLLKRLEELHFGSNDMSGELPSTLGNCTNLKIIDLKFNNFSGDLGKVNFAALQNLKSLDLLRNNLSGIIPESIYSCSNLTALRLSENHFRGEISSRIGNLKHLSFLSISRNSFTNITKVLHALKSCRNISALVIGTNFMNEAMPQDETIDGFQNLQLLTMDWCSLTGRVPIWLSKLTNLKILQLQSNRLTGTMPSWINSLNYLFSLDVSNNSLTGTIPITLMEMPMLKSDNAAIYLDPNLVDLPIFYVYPSFQYRMGSDWPKVLKLGKNKLTGTIPQEIGHLKALLCLDLSFNNFYGEIPQSICNLTNLQILDLSNNHLTGEIPAAFETLHFLSEFNMSNNDLGGPIPTTGQLSTFPTSSFDGNPKLCGSLLIRDCSSAEEAPVYIISAREYSMKVIFAIAFGLFFGLGVLYDQLVLFRYFG comes from the exons ATGCCTTCCTTCACCGTTCCTCCAGTTGTGCTGTTCGTGGTGCTGCACATCTTGGCCTCTCCCGCCACCGCATGCACCGAGCAGGAGAAGCATAATCTGCTCCGGTTCCTAGCCGGGCTATCGCGAGATGGCGGCCTCGCCACGTCATGGCGCGACAACAGCACGAACTGCTGCAAGTGGGAAGGCGTCGTCTGCAATGAAGATGAGGCCGTTACTGAGGTATCCCTGGGATCTAAAGGACTTGAAGGGTGCATCTCGCCATCCCTGGCCGACCTCACCAGCCTGCTACATGTCAATCTCTCGTACAACTCCTTCTCTGGTGGCCTTTTGCCAGAGCTCATGTCCTCCGGAAGCATCATCATCCTTGACGTCAGCTTCAACCAGCTCAACGGACCGCTGCCCGACCTGCCGTACTTGGTTACCACCAACCGGCCTCTGCAGGTACTCAACATCTCAAGCAACCAGTTTAGCTCAAAATTTCCATCAGCCACATGGAAGGTGATGAAAAATCTGATTGCACTCAACGCCAGCAATAACAGCTTCACCGGGAACATACCGTCTTCTCTCTGCCTTGGCTCGCCATATTTTGTATTGCTTGACCTCTGTTATAACCAATTGAGTGGCAATATTCCCACTGCACTAGGTGATTGCTCCAAGCTCAAAGTGCTCAAGGTGGGCCATAACAACCTCAGTGGGACTCTCCCTGTTGAAATCTTCCACGCTGCCTCGCTAGAGTACCTCTCCTTCCCCAACAATGGTTTACAAGGAGAACTTGATGGAGCACACATAGTCAAACTCAGTAATATTCGTACTCTTGACCTTGGAGGGAACCACATCAGTGGCAAAATTCCAGAGTCCATAGGTCAGCTCACAAGGCTGGAGGAGCTCCATTTGGGTAACAATAACATGTCTGGGGAGCTGCCATCAACTCTGAGCAACTGCAAAAATCTCAAAACCATTGATCTGAAGTTCAATGACTTCAGTGGAGACCTAGGCAAGGTAAACTTCGCCACCCTACAGAATCTAAAAAGTTTAGATCTCATTAAGAATAATCTCAGTGGGATAGTTCCAGAAAGCATTTACTCATGCAACAATTTGACTGCTCTGCGGTTGTTGGGCAACCATTTCCATGGTGAGATCTCACTGAGAATAGGCAATCTGAAGCACTTGTCCTTCCTGTCACTTGTTAGAAACTCTTTCACAAACATCACAAAAACTTTGCATGCCCTTGAGAGCTGTAGGAACATCAGCATCCTGCTTATTGGCAGAAACTTCATGAATGAGGCCATGCCACAAGATGAAATCATTGACGGTTTTCAGAATCTTCAGTTTCTCTCCATGTGCCAGTGTTCCTTGACTGGAAGGATACCTACTTGGTTGTCAAAGCTCACAAGTCTGAAGAT TGCATGCACCGAACAGGAGAAGCGCAACCTCCTCCAGTTCCTTGCCGGACTGTCGCGTGATGGTGGCATCGCCACGTCCTGGCACAACAGCGGCACAGACTGCTGCGAGTGGGAAGGCATCTCCTGCAATGGAGATGGGGCCGTCACTGGGGTCTCCCTGGAGTCTAAAGGACTTGAAGGGCCCATCTCACCGTTCCTCGCCAACCTCACCAGCCTGCTGCGTGTTAACCTCTCGCACAACTCATTCTCCGGTGGTCTACCAGCGGAGCTCGTGTTCTCTGGAAGCATCATCGTCCTCGATGTCAGCTTCAGTCGGCTCAACGGACCGCTGCCTGAGTTTCCGTCCTTGGTTACCACCGACCGGCCTCTGCAGGTACTCAACATATCAAGCAACCAGTTCAGCTCGCAATTTCCATCAGCCACATGGAAGGTGATGAACTGTCTGATCGCGCTCAACGCCAGCAATAACAGCTTCACTGGGAACATACCGCCTTCTCTCTGCCTTGGGTCGCCATATTTAGCTTTGCTTGACCTCTGTTACAACCAATTGAGTGGTGACATACCAAACACGTTGGGTAATTGTTCCAAGCTCAAAGTGCTCAAGGCTGGCAACAACAACCTAAGTGGGATTCTCCCTGTTGATACCTTCCGCGCTACCTCGCTGGAGTACCTCTCCTTCCCCAACAATGGTTTACAAGGAGAACTTGATGGAGCACATATAGTCAAACTCAGTAATCTAGCTAGTCTTGACCTTGGAGGGAATCACTTCAGTGGCAAGATTCCACAGTCGATAGGTCTGCTCAAGAGGCTGGAGGAGCTGCATTTTGGTAGCAATGACATGTCTGGGGAGTTGCCATCAACACTGGGCAACTGTACAAATCTCAAAATCATTGATCTGAAGTTCAACAACTTCAGTGGAGATCTGGGGAAGGTAAACTTCGCTGCCCTACAGAATCTAAAAAGTTTAGATCTCCTGAGGAACAATCTCAGTGGTATAATTCCAGAAAGCATTTACTCATGCAGCAATTTGACAGCACTGCGGCTGTCAGAGAACCATTTCCGTGGTGAAATCTCATCAAGAATTGGCAATCTGAAGCACCTGTCCTTCCTATCAATTAGTAGAAACTCCTTCACAAATATCACAAAAGTTTTGCATGCCCTTAAGAGCTGCAGGAATATCAGCGCCCTGGTTATTGGCACAAACTTCATGAATGAGGCCATGCCACAAGATGAAACCATTGATGGTTTTCAGAATCTTCAACTTCTTACCATGGACTGGTGTTCGTTGACTGGAAGGGTACCTATTTGGTTATCAAAGCTCACAAATCTGAAGATACTACAATTACAAAGTAATCGACTCACTGGAACGatgccaagctggatcaactcaCTAAATTACCTCTTCAGTCTGGATGTATCAAACAACAGCCTTACTGGGACAATCCCAATCACCTTGATGGAGATGCCAATGCTAAAATCAGACAATGCTGCCATATATTTGGACCCAAACCTCGTCGATCTACCAATTTTTTATGTGTACCCATCATTTCAGTACCGCATGGGCAGTGATTGGCCAAAAGTGCTGAAACTCGGTAAGAATAAACTCACCGGTACAATCCCCCAAGAGATTGGTCATCTGAAAGCACTCCTTTGCCTGGACTTGAGTTTCAACAACTTTTATGGAGAGATACCACAATCAATCTGCAACCTGACAAACCTGCAGATCCTAGATTTGTCTAATAACCATCTGACTGGTGAAATTCCTGCGGCATTTGAGACCCTTCACTTCCTTTCGGAGTTCAACATGTCTAACAACGACCTAGGAGGACCTATTCCAACAACAGGCCAGCTGAGCACGTTTCCAACTTCTAGTTTTGACGGGAACCCAAAGCTGTGCGGCTCTCTGCTTATTAGGGATTGCAGTTCGGCTGAAGAAGCTCCCGTGTACATCATCTCTGCAAGAGAATACAGCATGAAGGTCATCTTTGCGATTGCATTTGGTCTTTTCTTTGGGCTAGGGGTGCTATATGACCAGTTAGTATTATTCAGATATTTTGGCTAA